Proteins found in one Deltaproteobacteria bacterium IMCC39524 genomic segment:
- a CDS encoding IS1595 family transposase, with the protein MRKSRLSESKQQRLIELFISGSTARTAAALVDVNKNTAAYYFHRLRQLIHQAVEDETLFA; encoded by the coding sequence ATGCGTAAAAGTCGTTTAAGTGAGTCCAAACAACAACGCTTAATTGAGCTCTTTATTTCAGGGTCAACGGCCCGAACAGCCGCTGCCCTGGTTGATGTTAACAAGAACACTGCAGCCTACTATTTTCACCGGTTGCGCCAGTTGATTCATCAGGCCGTAGAAGACGAAACTCTCTTCGC
- a CDS encoding methyl-accepting chemotaxis protein — MSLGFGLILVLMITTMVVTFWSLSKVEYNTEYLSTESLPFTLLADRMVVNALQVQQFATDASATKDIAVLEEAKSHYQEFLAGADKFKDMYREENDATALRAADQLVASMDEMFETAQRMTRAYIDEGQEAGNAVMQEFDADAQKLTGMVATLRGHQVEEINAQVSNIMQASSQVKTLQLIIGFAALVIGVLVTVLITRSIVKPLTVAVDTARALAVGDLTVKIDQVSKDETGQLLAAMRDMVVSSQEVAAMAGKVADGNLQVQIKARSDKDVLIHSLGNMVEKLKDVINNVKLSIENVASGSQAMSASSEEMSQGASEQAAAAEEASSSVEQMTANIRQNADNAMQTEKIATQSSGDAREGGDAVIETVGAMKEIAGKIMIIEEIARQTNLLALNAAIEAARAGEHGKGFAVVAAEVRKLAERSQKAAGEINELSTNSVEVAEKAGTVLSALVPNIQKTAELVQEISASSREQDAGADQIAKSIQQLDTVIQQNASASEEMASTAEELSSQSEQLAEMIAFFSVDDGTHGQRFQRSENSASKRPSQVKIAHVAEPQFKQTRQPDGDVFEATGKRDSLDNEFETF, encoded by the coding sequence ATGAGCCTGGGATTTGGTTTGATCCTGGTTTTGATGATCACGACCATGGTTGTTACCTTCTGGTCGCTCAGTAAAGTTGAATACAATACAGAATATTTAAGTACAGAGAGCTTGCCTTTTACCTTGCTGGCAGATCGCATGGTTGTTAACGCTCTGCAGGTTCAGCAGTTTGCGACGGATGCATCGGCAACCAAGGACATTGCTGTTCTTGAAGAGGCGAAAAGCCATTACCAGGAATTTCTTGCTGGTGCCGACAAGTTCAAGGATATGTATCGTGAGGAAAATGATGCTACGGCATTACGTGCAGCTGATCAGCTCGTCGCTTCTATGGATGAGATGTTTGAGACTGCACAACGCATGACCAGGGCTTATATTGATGAGGGCCAGGAGGCAGGCAATGCCGTGATGCAAGAGTTTGATGCTGACGCTCAGAAACTCACAGGCATGGTCGCTACTTTGCGTGGTCACCAGGTTGAAGAGATCAATGCTCAGGTCAGCAACATTATGCAGGCGTCCAGTCAGGTCAAAACTCTGCAACTCATTATTGGTTTTGCTGCGCTGGTGATCGGTGTACTGGTGACTGTCTTGATCACCCGGAGTATTGTTAAACCACTGACTGTTGCTGTTGACACTGCGCGTGCCCTTGCTGTCGGTGACCTGACGGTCAAAATTGATCAGGTGAGCAAAGATGAAACCGGACAGTTGCTTGCGGCAATGCGGGACATGGTTGTCTCTAGCCAGGAAGTTGCTGCAATGGCCGGCAAAGTTGCCGATGGTAATCTGCAGGTGCAGATCAAGGCGCGTTCTGACAAGGATGTTCTGATTCACTCGCTGGGCAATATGGTTGAAAAGCTTAAAGACGTCATTAATAACGTCAAGCTTTCTATCGAGAACGTTGCTTCAGGCTCGCAGGCCATGAGTGCTTCGAGTGAAGAAATGTCTCAGGGTGCAAGTGAGCAGGCCGCCGCGGCTGAAGAGGCTTCTTCCAGCGTTGAGCAGATGACTGCCAATATCCGCCAGAATGCTGATAACGCCATGCAGACTGAAAAGATAGCCACCCAGTCTTCCGGTGATGCCCGTGAAGGTGGCGACGCGGTCATTGAAACCGTTGGCGCCATGAAGGAAATTGCCGGCAAGATCATGATTATCGAAGAGATCGCTCGTCAGACCAACCTGCTGGCACTAAATGCTGCCATTGAAGCGGCCCGTGCAGGTGAGCATGGTAAAGGTTTTGCTGTTGTTGCCGCCGAGGTTCGTAAACTTGCGGAGCGCAGCCAGAAAGCTGCCGGTGAGATCAACGAACTGTCAACCAATAGTGTAGAGGTCGCAGAGAAAGCAGGAACCGTCCTTTCCGCCCTGGTGCCGAATATCCAGAAAACAGCTGAGCTGGTCCAGGAGATCAGCGCCTCCAGTCGCGAGCAGGATGCCGGTGCCGACCAGATCGCCAAGAGTATTCAACAGCTTGATACCGTCATTCAACAAAACGCGTCCGCTTCTGAAGAGATGGCGAGCACTGCGGAGGAGCTTTCCAGCCAATCAGAGCAGTTGGCTGAAATGATCGCTTTCTTCTCTGTTGATGATGGTACTCATGGTCAAAGGTTTCAGCGCAGTGAGAACTCTGCTAGCAAGCGTCCTTCACAAGTGAAGATCGCCCATGTCGCCGAACCTCAGTTCAAACAAACCCGTCAACCTGATGGGGACGTTTTTGAGGCGACCGGTAAACGTGACTCTCTCGACAACGAATTTGAAACTTTCTAA
- a CDS encoding chemotaxis protein CheW, translating into MEENNTVSSQQYVTFSLGEELFGVEVSRTREILSLTPVTSVPQTPEYLLGVINLRGQVVPVVDMRLKLGLPAGAETEDTCIIVVDVQVDGEVITVGALADAVREVLDIRSDQIEPPPRLGTRLNTEFINGMGKVDEQFMILLNIDKVFNSDEFAWVQDAAETAAEEEPVEA; encoded by the coding sequence ATGGAAGAGAACAACACAGTCAGCAGCCAGCAGTATGTAACCTTCAGCCTCGGTGAAGAGCTCTTTGGTGTCGAAGTTTCTCGCACACGGGAGATCCTGAGCCTGACCCCGGTTACCAGTGTGCCGCAAACACCTGAGTATCTGCTGGGTGTGATCAACCTGCGTGGCCAGGTGGTGCCTGTCGTTGATATGCGCCTGAAACTCGGTTTGCCTGCCGGCGCAGAGACAGAGGACACCTGTATCATAGTGGTTGACGTTCAGGTTGATGGTGAAGTGATCACCGTTGGTGCCCTGGCCGACGCGGTTCGTGAGGTCCTGGATATTCGCTCCGACCAGATTGAGCCACCACCACGGCTTGGTACCCGCCTAAACACAGAGTTTATTAATGGTATGGGCAAGGTCGATGAGCAGTTTATGATTCTGTTGAACATCGACAAGGTTTTCAATAGCGATGAGTTTGCCTGGGTTCAGGATGCAGCAGAGACTGCTGCTGAGGAAGAGCCCGTAGAGGCATGA
- a CDS encoding response regulator — translation MKLKIVIIDDEESIRNTFRWHLQDMGHEVFTFAAPVECDVQAYCLCQQSTPCTDALLIDYNLPSMNGLDFIESLIKHGCKGEPRNILLMSGDTTRIDMKKAAALGCSVEQKPLSLETLERWISEVQLRKQGCKSAP, via the coding sequence ATGAAACTGAAAATTGTCATTATAGACGACGAAGAAAGTATTCGGAATACGTTTCGATGGCATCTGCAAGACATGGGGCATGAAGTATTTACCTTCGCCGCACCGGTCGAGTGCGATGTCCAGGCGTACTGCTTATGTCAGCAGAGTACACCTTGTACTGACGCTCTTCTGATCGATTACAATCTGCCTAGTATGAACGGCCTCGATTTTATTGAAAGTCTGATTAAGCACGGCTGCAAAGGTGAGCCCAGGAACATCCTTTTGATGAGTGGTGATACCACCCGGATAGATATGAAGAAAGCGGCCGCTCTCGGTTGCTCCGTTGAGCAGAAGCCACTTTCCTTGGAAACTCTGGAGAGGTGGATCAGTGAAGTGCAGTTGCGTAAACAGGGATGCAAGAGTGCACCCTGA
- a CDS encoding ABC transporter substrate binding protein, protein MKRFVMSVAVMILVSMVAVSAFAATKKVLFIDSYHEGYAWSDGVLNGVNTGLEGKDIELQVVRMDTKRNKSDDFKKSAALKVKSVIEGFNPDVVISADDNAAKFLIMPYYQNVDLPFVFCGVNWDASVYGMPYSNVTGMVEVAPVKELLEQLKQYAPGEKIGYIAADVLTTHKEADNYKAVLGIDTVNYYAKDMADWKQGFAQLQGQVDTLIVGNTAGLDGWNEDEAAAFVTANTKVPSGATDEHMAPYAMLGFTKIPEEQGFYAATTALQILDGVSPKSIPVVKNKDGKLYVNMQIARAIGAEIPFEILSSASNVIE, encoded by the coding sequence ATGAAAAGATTTGTCATGTCTGTTGCAGTAATGATTCTTGTGTCGATGGTCGCAGTGTCAGCTTTTGCGGCAACCAAGAAGGTTCTGTTTATCGATTCCTACCATGAAGGTTACGCCTGGAGTGATGGTGTCCTCAATGGCGTTAATACCGGTCTTGAAGGTAAGGATATTGAACTGCAGGTGGTGCGCATGGACACCAAGCGCAACAAAAGTGATGATTTCAAAAAATCTGCAGCGCTGAAAGTCAAATCAGTTATCGAGGGATTCAATCCCGATGTCGTGATTTCTGCTGATGACAATGCTGCCAAATTCCTGATCATGCCTTATTATCAAAATGTCGATCTACCATTCGTTTTCTGTGGTGTCAACTGGGACGCTTCTGTTTACGGAATGCCCTACAGTAACGTGACTGGCATGGTTGAGGTTGCTCCGGTCAAGGAACTGTTAGAACAGTTGAAGCAGTATGCCCCTGGCGAGAAGATCGGCTACATCGCTGCTGATGTCCTGACCACGCACAAAGAAGCAGATAACTACAAGGCGGTTCTCGGCATCGACACGGTCAACTACTACGCCAAAGACATGGCAGACTGGAAGCAGGGTTTCGCGCAGCTGCAGGGGCAGGTGGATACCCTGATTGTCGGCAATACTGCTGGCCTCGATGGCTGGAATGAGGACGAAGCAGCGGCCTTTGTTACGGCTAACACCAAAGTTCCCTCAGGGGCAACCGACGAGCATATGGCCCCTTACGCTATGCTTGGTTTTACCAAAATCCCGGAAGAGCAGGGTTTTTACGCCGCCACTACAGCATTGCAGATTCTTGATGGGGTCTCTCCAAAGAGCATTCCGGTTGTTAAGAACAAGGACGGCAAACTCTATGTTAACATGCAGATCGCAAGGGCTATTGGTGCAGAAATTCCTTTCGAAATCCTGAGTTCTGCCAGCAATGTGATTGAGTAG
- a CDS encoding methyl-accepting chemotaxis protein: MAVTVKRKLMHKFLFSILTVIIVGMAGLTFFSYTMAKDALRETVEKQVTQIVESTVKSMSFWVKDRRLDVSNWSKQKVYQSSVQDSFLGKAARKGATAELVRLKEEYGYYSDILLLDKTGNVIAASSPALIDVETLDGKNYFKEALSGNLFVSQVFQSNQTARPIFAIASPVLKGEAVEGVLCGFVDMDYFNSLFAGSVKLGKTGYAFMFNKDGVVVAHPDPQQILKTNMASLEFGPQMLAKRNGAHLYSYKGLEKFAYLAQDDDLGWTLAVGVGTEELNAPAIRIRNINSFLALVIMGIAALVVYIVARKVVVPITNAAQLAETIRLGDLSERLDTDLNDEVGQLSDALNAMADGLEQKAQLAGAIADGDLTVDVRLASENDQLGKALQTMTEVLNDVIQQVMVATGNVASGSQALASASQEMSQGATEQSASAEEASSSIEEMSANIRQNTDNAMQTEKIAVKAAQEAEQGGAAVADTVAAMKEIANKIVIIEEIARQTNLLALNAAIEAARAGEHGKGFAVVAAEVRKLAERSQTAAGEINSLSVSSVEVAESAGSMLDSIVPSIQKTSELVQEIAAASREQDAGADQINSSIQQLDKVIQQNAAATEEMASTSEELTSQSDQLKDMMAFFKVKDFDVPSQQLARRSGPIASSGSAPLFDRPAKEIPRLENANGEVGRGSHDDIDNEFETY; this comes from the coding sequence ATGGCGGTTACAGTTAAACGAAAATTGATGCACAAGTTCCTTTTTTCCATCCTTACGGTGATTATCGTGGGCATGGCCGGTCTGACTTTTTTCTCCTATACCATGGCGAAAGATGCCTTGCGGGAAACTGTAGAAAAGCAAGTCACCCAGATTGTTGAGTCAACGGTCAAGTCAATGTCCTTCTGGGTCAAGGACCGCCGCCTGGATGTGAGCAACTGGAGCAAGCAGAAGGTCTACCAGTCTTCGGTGCAAGACTCTTTCCTGGGCAAGGCTGCTCGAAAGGGCGCAACGGCTGAGCTGGTACGATTAAAGGAAGAATATGGGTACTACTCGGATATCCTCCTGCTCGACAAGACTGGTAATGTTATTGCCGCCTCTAGCCCGGCTCTGATTGATGTCGAGACGCTGGATGGCAAGAACTATTTCAAAGAGGCGCTATCCGGAAATCTTTTTGTCTCCCAGGTTTTCCAGAGCAATCAGACAGCTCGTCCAATCTTTGCCATTGCCAGCCCGGTGCTTAAGGGAGAAGCTGTTGAAGGTGTTCTGTGCGGTTTCGTAGACATGGACTATTTCAATAGCTTGTTTGCAGGGAGTGTCAAACTCGGCAAGACGGGCTATGCCTTTATGTTTAACAAAGATGGCGTTGTTGTTGCCCATCCGGATCCGCAACAGATTCTGAAAACCAATATGGCTAGCCTGGAGTTTGGTCCACAGATGCTTGCCAAAAGAAACGGCGCACACCTGTATAGCTATAAGGGCCTGGAAAAGTTTGCTTACCTGGCGCAGGATGATGACCTGGGTTGGACCTTGGCAGTGGGTGTAGGTACCGAAGAGCTCAATGCACCGGCCATTAGGATCAGAAACATTAATTCGTTTCTGGCTCTTGTTATCATGGGTATTGCTGCGCTAGTGGTTTATATCGTTGCGCGCAAAGTTGTCGTTCCGATTACGAATGCTGCACAACTTGCTGAAACAATCCGCCTTGGGGATCTTTCTGAGCGTTTGGATACTGACCTTAATGACGAAGTTGGCCAACTTTCTGATGCCTTGAATGCCATGGCCGACGGTCTGGAACAAAAAGCCCAACTGGCAGGGGCTATCGCCGATGGAGATCTCACGGTTGATGTGCGACTTGCTTCTGAGAATGACCAGCTGGGTAAGGCTTTGCAAACCATGACCGAAGTTTTAAATGATGTTATCCAGCAGGTCATGGTCGCTACGGGTAATGTTGCCTCCGGAAGTCAGGCTCTGGCTTCGGCAAGTCAGGAGATGTCTCAAGGCGCCACAGAACAGTCGGCTTCTGCAGAAGAGGCTTCCAGTTCGATCGAGGAGATGTCAGCCAATATTCGCCAGAACACAGACAACGCGATGCAGACAGAGAAAATTGCCGTCAAGGCGGCACAAGAGGCCGAGCAGGGTGGTGCGGCCGTTGCTGATACGGTTGCTGCAATGAAGGAGATCGCCAACAAAATTGTGATCATCGAGGAGATAGCCCGCCAAACGAACCTGTTGGCTCTGAACGCAGCGATTGAGGCTGCTCGTGCGGGTGAGCACGGTAAAGGTTTTGCCGTTGTTGCTGCTGAGGTTCGTAAGTTGGCAGAACGCAGCCAGACGGCTGCGGGTGAGATCAACAGTTTGTCAGTCTCCAGTGTGGAGGTTGCCGAGAGTGCCGGGTCAATGCTCGACAGTATTGTGCCGAGTATTCAAAAAACTTCGGAGCTTGTTCAGGAAATCGCAGCGGCCAGCCGTGAGCAGGATGCTGGTGCTGACCAGATCAACAGTAGTATTCAGCAGTTGGACAAGGTTATTCAGCAAAATGCTGCTGCGACCGAAGAGATGGCATCTACCTCTGAAGAATTGACCAGTCAGAGTGATCAATTAAAAGACATGATGGCCTTTTTTAAAGTCAAGGATTTTGATGTTCCGAGCCAGCAGCTTGCACGCCGAAGTGGGCCCATAGCTTCATCGGGGAGTGCTCCGTTGTTTGACCGCCCCGCTAAGGAAATACCCCGGCTTGAAAACGCCAATGGTGAGGTCGGTCGTGGCAGTCATGACGATATAGACAACGAATTCGAGACCTATTAA
- a CDS encoding chemotaxis protein CheW — MEASVEDSNTVSSQQYVTFILGEELFGVVVSRTREILSQTPVTKVPQTPEYLLGVINLRGQVVPVVDMRLKLGLTAGADTEDTCIIVVDVQIDGEVITVGALADAVREVLDIRSDQIEPAPRLGTRLKTEFINGMGKVDEQFMILLNIDKIFNSDEFAWVQDAAEHAVDEELAEA; from the coding sequence ATGGAGGCTTCTGTGGAGGACTCAAATACTGTAAGTAGCCAACAATACGTGACTTTCATCCTCGGTGAAGAGTTGTTTGGTGTTGTGGTCTCTCGAACGCGGGAGATTTTGAGCCAGACGCCGGTCACCAAGGTGCCGCAAACACCTGAGTATCTGCTTGGTGTGATCAACCTGCGTGGCCAAGTGGTACCCGTGGTCGATATGCGCTTGAAGTTGGGGTTGACTGCCGGCGCAGACACAGAGGATACCTGCATTATCGTGGTTGACGTTCAGATTGATGGTGAAGTGATCACCGTTGGTGCCTTGGCCGACGCCGTTCGTGAGGTTCTGGATATTCGCTCCGACCAGATTGAGCCAGCACCGCGGCTCGGCACACGCCTTAAAACCGAGTTCATCAATGGTATGGGCAAGGTTGATGAGCAGTTTATGATTCTGTTGAATATTGACAAGATTTTTAATAGCGATGAGTTTGCCTGGGTTCAGGATGCGGCCGAGCATGCTGTTGACGAAGAGCTTGCAGAGGCCTGA